The sequence below is a genomic window from Phoenix dactylifera cultivar Barhee BC4 chromosome 16, palm_55x_up_171113_PBpolish2nd_filt_p, whole genome shotgun sequence.
CAAGCATCTTGGCGTCTTTGGTGAGGACACCAATTGCTGGAAGTGGGAACGTATATGATGACTCTGAGTCGAACAACATCACCATCCCCTTAGCACCAGCAAGCAAAGGTGCTCCTCCATCATCGTAATATCCACACAGAAGAATCTTCCCGCGCGCCGCACTGTTCTTTAAAATTTCTGCGCTACAACCACtgggagagaaaggaaaagatgGAATCAAAACCACAGGAGGATAAGATAGGGTGGCGTCAGAAGACACAAAGGATGGAAATGAGATACATACTATTCGAATGTATTCTTCTCCATGGCAAAAACGAATGGGTAAAACCTTTTCTCGGTGGGGAAGGTATTGATGGAAAATCCCTATCGAACAAGAGGAAATGATCAGGAGGGGATTCAGCACTTGAATATAAGCATAGGTCGTAGCATTCTAATTAAATGTTGATCACCTACCGAAACAGTGCGATTGTTTCCTAAAACCAACTTGTCTACAATATGCCGGTCGGTGGTGCTAGCTGCGGCCACCAGCATCCAGGGGGCGACGTTGGATACGGTAACCTGAGATGGACCGTCATTACCAGCCGACGCTGACGTAAGAATCCCTTTCTTCATTGCATGGAAGGACCCAATGGCTATGGCGTCTTCGAAATAATGAACTGGATAACCTGCCCCGAGCGAGACGGAGATCATGTCGACGCCGTCGGCTATCGCGTCATCGAACGCAGCCAAGATGTCATGATCTTGGCATGCGTCCGCCCAGCAAATCTTGTACACTGCAATTCGAGCGGAGGGCACCCCGCCTCTGGCGGTCCCCGGCGCTAGACCGTACAGGCTCGCGTTGCCCTTGAGATCGCCGGCCACCGTGGAGGCGGTGTGGGTGCCGTGGCCTTCGAAGTCGCGTGGCGAGAGTTCCAGATGGGCTGCGACAGAATCTCCGGAACCGTAGTAACGGGCTCCAATAATTTTACTGCAATATAATGGTGGGAATAGTTTTAGTACCGATTCTGGAAACAGAATGCAGCATCAGGATGAGAGGAATTAATAAGGGAATGCGAGCATACTTGTTGCATCGGAGATTTACGCAAGCTCCTTTCCATCTCTTTGGTGGTGGCCCAAGCCCCTCGTCTCTAAAAGATTCGGATTCAGGCCAGATTCCTGTGTCCAGCATCCCGACAATAATATCCCTCTCCAATGCTAGATTTCTCTTTTCAGTTTTGGTGAATCCTAAGAAGTCCCATGATCTTGTGGTGTGAGGCTTGAGGGTTCTACTGGGAAACACCGATACTACGCCGTCCATGCCTGGGAGTTTGCCAAAAACCATAAATCATAAGATTCGGAGTCATCTAAGAAGtgttataaaaaatatagattGTCAGCAGAAAGCACGCCTAGTACTGCTAATCCTGATTTTATTTTGGAAAAATGTACCAGCTAGGATTTTTTGCTCTTCATGTTTGAGTTTCGCAGCAAACCCATTAAAGCTCCTTTTATAGCTATAGACTAACCTCTCCTGGGCTGAGCTGCAATGACCCAAcatgtatatataaatatatcataGACCTTTGATCATTTCAAGCATTTTATAATCCATGATACCATTCTACTGTAAACATGCACAAGTGCACCTAACGGCAAGTATATGAACATGTAcaaatgcatgtagatattggaaaaaggaaaaaaatcaacttaaaataaataaagtttCTGAAAAAACTGCAGCTGgtctaagcaaaaaaaaaatacagccggacattattttttaatattttcattaataggctataaaaatatttttatataaacagGTTTTATTAGAAAAATTTAAAGGTAATATCAGTAGTCGAAATGACAGATCCATGCGGTCAAGTAGCTCCTTTTAATGTAAAGATTAAATACTTGTTTTCTGAGAAAATTAAGTATAGATATGTTGAGAGAGAACCTGTCCTCAATCACTCGATCAAGCATGTTGAGATGGAGAGACTCAGTCGAGTAATCCTCGGAGTGCCGGTCTCCCATGTAAACAATATAAACCTGCATGACATGCATCATCTCCTACCCATCAAACTTTTCTCCATATTCGATTATGAGCGTACAGAAAAACTAGATAGCCAAAGAGATCCATTCAATCTCAATTGATTTCTCACCTGTCTCTCTTGATCGACAGCATCAGTGAAAGAAGCAAGAAGAGAGATGGAGCTGAGGGCAATGAGAAACCATAGAAGAGATCTCGTGGGAACCATGTTTTATGGGTCGCTTACCCTCCAGAATGAGGCGAGCTCCTATGTGTTATGATGATATTATATAATCCCTTGAGCATGGGTGGCTTAATGTGCTCACCTTATTCTCAAAAAAGTAATCCCTTGAGCAACGAAAAATATGTTACCGACGGGATTTTCTTTATCATCATATTTTTTTCCTATATTGTCTAGTTGCCAAAACAGCGGGAATCGTGAGCTGTCTTCGTCTAGATTTCCTTAAAAAATCACCGCACGATGATGGTATTTTTCTGATGGCTAGCCCATGGCATTTTCCTGACAGCCAGCCCTGTGAGTTTTCTAAAATTCTACGGCTGGGAAACACAGTATTTAGTCAAAATAAATAGCCCTGaacggcttttttttttttttaatgttactCCTCAACAGTTTCTTAGAATGATGGATTTGCTGTTCTGTAATTTCTATATGAAGGAGACCCtgctcaaaataataataataataataataataataataataataataataataattgtacAAGCTAGACAAAAATTACCAGGGTGGGCCTAGATGCTTGACAGATGGATCACGGTGCACTGAGTTGATTCGCaagtaatattatttttttcggGGGGGAAAGAAAGAGCTAAGAAGGATAGCTATGATTTTATGTGATATGCACTAGAAACATCAAAAGATAGCAAAACTCTAGAGGCCCAACTCAAAAAGTCTTCCAGCATAATTTTCTATCCAATGTGCCAAAAAGTTAGCCTTGTTGGTGGTATAGCACCTAAAAATTGCTATATTGCAAAGaaataatgaattcaatttgaaTTTATATCTAGGGAACTTTTGAAAAATCAGCTTGATAGATAAGCTTGCCTAAGAATGCTATCCTAAGAACATAATTTACCCTCGTATGAGTTTGTCGTGATCTCGTCCTCAAAGTATAACAATCTGGCTTAACTTAACCCCCCTCTAACAAGTACGATCATTGACAAGGTAGATCCGATTAACTCCTTCAGTTGTCCAAAAGAGAAACATAATGAAGAAAATAAAGCGCAGCTGGGAGGCTAGACTTTATCGACTCCTTCAGTTGTCCAGAAGAAACATAAtgaagaaaacaaaatgagagagTGACCCAGAGcctatttatagactctatcAAGATGACCAAAGTGATGGGATTATTATGAAGATACACGACACCGCGCCACACCACGTGCATGGGTACGGAATGGCTGGTCAAGTTGAGTTGATGTCACACCCTACACCCATCACCTAGGTCGGCAACATGACATGGTTGCATAAATTCTAAAGCGATGCTCTAAAGATCATGTAAGGTTTTAAGATAAACAAACTTTTCAATAGTACCACAATAATTAAATTAATCATAAAATTTGATCTATAATTAGAAGAGTTTacttaattacaaagattcaaATGGTCATTTGGTATTAAAAAATCAACTATCTAACTAATAACTCCGACGCTCGAACTTCATATCCGACCCATCCGAGACTAAGCATCCTACAACtctaaaatgaaaaagaaagaggtgGTATGAGCTTTACAGCCTAGTAAGAATCTCTCGTGCTCAAACCAATATAGataaaataaatttgaaatagAAATTAGCTATAAACCATATCAAAATGCAAGCAAAATCATAAAACCTCATACCAATTATTCAACATAACtcaaataaatttatataaatatgcaCACAAATGTACGTCATCAAACATACAACTCCTTCAGAAAAATATGTCAAATATATCATCAgtataaaatttttgttcaatagtGGTTTCATATATCTTAGCTTCTACTATTATCCAAATTTTTGATCAATAATTATCTTTCTGATTTAGACTATCCACAGTCATGCTTCAGCTTGGGATTGAAAAaccataattttataatttagcCTGTGGTGACAAATCATAATATTCATGCTTCCACCTGTGGTGGCAAACTAAAGTTTCACAATTTGGCACATAATTGGCAATCATAATACCCATGCTTCGGCTATAGCGACAGACCTAGGTTTCATGATTAGGCCCGTGAATGGCAATCCATAACATGACTAGTCCAAATCCATATACTCAGCAATCAAACTATTTAATTTCATCTATGGCagaggaaatataattttatattttatttcttgtCAAATTTCAAAATGATTAGCATAATATTCAGAGCAaccaaaatcatcaatatcgaATACAATCAAAGTGATACAATCAAGAAACCAAAATGACCAGCATCATATTCATTAATAAATTTAGATCGACAGTAAATCGGCAATCACATGGCAAATAATGAAAAGATCTAGAATCATCGGTATACGTTACAAaagtatttatatctatataggTGATTGTGTACAAAAATTCTTATCTCTATCAATCTCAGACTTTAGTATAGCAACACCAATCTACTTCTTAATCTATGAACTCGAGAGCATGGTATCCTTTTAAATTCTTGCCTCTATCGATCTTAGGCTCAAGTACAACCACCACCGATCCACTTCTCGATCCATGAACTCGAGGGTAGGATATCCTTTCAACACCTTCTTGCCTAGATGGTTGTCCCCATATAAGTTCAGGTCTCATCCTCTGATTAATTATAAATGACCATaattaatattgaaatattGCAAAGGGATGATTAGATAGTTGCACAATATCGGCTCAGGATCTATGATTATACAATACCGATCGACTCGGAGCTCCCAGTCGCACGATGCTGGCCTGGGACCCCTCCAAGGGTCAACCAGTCTACAAGCTGTTAGATCCCTTCCTCAAGCTTATTAAGGaatctagaaagaaagaaagagtacAAAGAGGACAAGggataaagagagagaaagagaggagagagagcaaCAGagcgaaagagagaaaaaacaagagaaaaatagAGACCCATTGGTTCTCTTcccaaaagagaagaagccggCCACACCCACAACATCGACCTACGTCGGCGGTGGTGATGTCCCACGGCACCGATTATCGACTGGACTggaggaaaaagaaggaaaaaaagaaaaaaggggggTAGCCTTGCTTTCGATCCGAGGAAGACCTCAAAATGGTCGGCGGCGATGGCAAGCATCTGCCCTAGCTCAGCCTCTAGAGATGGCGGTGAGGACAACAGTAAGATAATGAAGTGGTTTCAGGTGGTTGTGATAAGAGTCAAGGATTAGATTAATTTGAATACAGTATGATTGCCTCacattttcaatttttcctaGCTGATAACGTTGATCTTCCTGGCTCCACATGGTTTCTGTTTTATTTTCTGTTATTGATCTTTATCATTGTAAATTTATCGCCTCATACTTGTAACAGAATTCTCTATATTTAGAGCAATATATACTCTGTTTTGGTAGGAAACCAAAACAGTTTTTTTTCCATCTTTCACataggactcgtttggttcgcgggaagcatttttctttcaaaaatatgattcctggaaagCAAATTCCTAAGAAGAGGATGCCTGGAAATGTACTtctggcatgtttggttgaccatagaaaagtgacagattttcagagtgcttatgtttggttgaccatctacttttctgaaaaagttatgtgtaattcctattatacccttaataaaaattaggtctttaatgcctctttaatgttgaagggcctttttggaaaaaaataaaaattgagtgATTTCCAGCtaatggaaaagtaacttttaccatatttctcatgggaaaggttttttcatgaaatgtgggaatcgtattttcatgggaatacaatttttccgtctctctcctttgaaaactctaaccaaataagaggcatctcattacttttccgttgaccacactttctcctcttctttttccgcgaacccaACGAGCACATAGTGGCTGGCggcaaaaaaagaaacaaaaaaaaaagaaccaaagAAATAGGGGAACCTCTTATGGCTAAATCCAGTGATCGCTAATGACAATCAGGCCATCGATGATGTCCAAAGAACTTGGAGATAGGCATAGAAGAAGGATTGACGTAGATTACCTCATTCCGACAATGAATCGATGGTGGCTCGTCGGGAACACTCAACGGAAAAATCAAGGGAACGTGGATATATAGATCTTGCCGGCGATTGATTAGGGATTAGGAACAATGCATAGAGGAAAGAAAGGAGATCCTTTTATAGATGAAATTCAGAGTTATTACCGAAATCTAGCGAGCCCTAGAATTCATTTTCTGATGGAATCAGGAAGAAGATGCGACTCCTATTCGGAGTTCTCTTCTTCCGTCTCATGTGCCCAGCACATGAGCTcccttttttctattttttctttttgggtctTGCGAAAAATTTGTGTTGGCTAAGATTCATGCTAGCTCTCGAGCCATCAATAGACCGGGCCCTTAAAGACAAGCCAAGCCTCGTGCTCCCGGGTGTGTGCTCGCCAGCCCATTCTCCTTGAAAGCATTTAAACCCACAGATCCGCGCGAGGCAATGTTCACTTCGAAGCAGCAAGAGACAATTCAACCACACATAGAAACATAAGgatcaaaatttcaagctagacGACACAACCTTTGACTGAATGATGACAAATTCATAAGACCAAACCTTGGCTCAACGTGTCTATATTTatggatcaaaacattaggacaACAATTCCAAGCTTCACTACACATAAAATGAATTATAAGAAACTGAAGTAACTGACAGAAAGAAGACGTATTAAGAAAGAATGTGGAAACAATTTGAATATTccggcaatttttttttttttgaaggaaaaaaTATTCCAACAAATGTTAAGAAAGACAATTCTCCATGTAAAACATTTTGATACCAGAACTATTGCTATTTGTCCTTTGTATGCACAATTATAGGACTCCTCACGCTGTGCTTGCGATCAGACCATATAACCGAAGCGGATGCGAGCGAATTTATTGCATGCAGTCGCCCAGAAACTGTCACGACAAACTTTTGCTTCTCATGTAATTTTCTAAATGATAATTGGTTGGGTTCCACAGTGACCTTTAGTTTGGGATCTGAGCTAATTCTTGCTGTGTATTTGGAATCCGCTTTGCCAACATTAGTGACGGTTCTCGAGAACTTTCCTATGAAGGGCTTGTCCAATTCAACAAAGAAAGCCATGGAAGGGTAGTTTAGATCCCTTGCACTTCCCTTCTCGCTTTTGGAACAGCTGCTCTTATCTCCAGTTATGAGTCTAATCATGGATGTGTTGTAACCTTGGTAACATAGCATTTTAATGTGGTCTTCTGCGGTAGCATCATACACCAGACCGGGATGAACTGCCTTTCTCGGGTTGACTTGGCCAGCTCCATAGGCCAGTTCAGCATCCTGATGGAGCGAAGGATTCATCGGAGAAGCTATGTCACAAATCAAAGCGGAAGTTACCTCACCAAACTTGttcattaatttataatatcagCATATGAGAGCTTGCTTGCTGTTAATCGGTAGAGGAAACGGTGTGCCGTAGAATTTAAAGTTTGTAATAGATTTATGCTAACTATGCAAGCCAAGATCCGCGGCAAGAGCATCAGAAGAATACCAGTCGTGATTAGAGCAGACATGATGGCTGCAGGAGACCACTTCGGGTGAAATGACTTCACATAAGCAGCAGCGCCAGTTACGTGAGGGCAAGCCATGGAAGTTCCTGATATGATGTTGTACATAACGGAGCGTGTGTCATTCTCATAGTCCGACATGGAGGCCTTCGGAGACCAACCGGCCAAGATGTCAATCCCTGGTGCACTAATATCAGGCTGCAAGTATTTCGTCATTATTGTTAGTGAAACACGGTTGTATAATTCAATCTAATTATGTGCGACAAACTCATGTCTTTGAGCTTATGCTGGCTCTCAGCTGAGACAATGGTTCACGTCTAAGCCATGCCCTACAAGGGATGGAGAATCTGAGGAAATGAATTACCTTTAAAATATCAGGTGTGATTATATTTGGCCCTCTAGATGAGAACGAAGCAATAACAGGAGCATTAGAATCAAAGACAGCTTCACTTTTATGTATATTAGCCACAGGATTCCTGTTCCAAGCCCATTTCCAAGGAATCTATCATTTCTGGACTCTTGGAACTACAGATATATATAGTTCTTAAAACTTGGTAGAACGTTGGGAGCTGAACTTACCTGCTTTTGTTTATATACTCAGTAAGACTCTTGAGCTCAGAATCGCTCACTATCAGGGCTGGAAGGGGGAATGAGTATGAGTAATCGAGATCACCTAACATAACTGCTCCCTCAGCGCCAGCGAGAAAAGGCACTGATACATCACCAGTGGTTCCACAGAAAACTATTTTCCCTTTCACCATGTCTTGCGTCAAGTTATAACATGCCCTGCAGGGCACAAGAAGGGATTATGAAAACAAAAGCTGATGACGCAAAGTTCTTGAGCTTGTTAGAAAATATGAAGAGGGCTATATAATGAGATAAACTAACCTAGCTAACCGTTTTATCTTTGTAATAATTTCGTCATATCAATGAAATGATATATTGGGAGACCCATTTCATCCTCaaaaagaacatataatgagaTCATAAACTAATTAGTAGCATTACCCGTCAGCAGATATGAAAGGGTAGGACCTCTTCTCTGTAGGAAAAGTATTGATAGAAGCTCCCTGTATGTTCAAACAGAAATCTTGTGAAGTTCTTGCAATGCATGCCGCCATCTCTTAAACTCCGAAGATTGAGACAGGAAATCCAACTCATCCTAGGAAACTAACTTACCACAATGGTCCTTCGATTTCCCAATACCAATTTGTCTATGATGTGCCTATCAGTGCTGCTAGCCGCTGCAACCAGCATCCATGGTGCAACATTAGAAACTGTCCCGCGGCCGGGTCCAGCATTACCTCCTGAGGCTGATACTAGGATCCCTTTCCTCATTGCATGGAAGGCCCCAATGGCTATCGCGTCAGTGAAGTAGTCTTCGGCAGAATATTTCCCTACTGAAATGGATATGATGTCAACCCCGTCGGCGATGGCATCGTCGAATGCTGCTAAGATGTCATGTTCTCCGCATCCCGTCCAACATATTTTGTACACAGCAATCCTGGCGGATGGCACCGCACTTCTGGCGGTCCCTCCGGCGAGGCCACATAGGCTTGTATTTTGTACACTGCAGCCTGCCACAGTGGATGCAGTGTGGGTGCCATGGCCTTCAAAATCGCGTGCGGATTCTTCACTGTCGGAGGATTCTTTCAAGCCATTGTAGTAGCGAGCTCCGATAATTTTACTAACGTAACACGATAACGATATGAGCTTAGTGACTTGTGCTACTAATAGAAATGAAAGCTATGCTCTACATAAAGGGCAtggtggaaaaaagaaaagaatgagggAAATGATGAGAAGTGATGCATACTTGTTGCATTTTAAACTTATGCAAGCTCCCTTCCATTTACTTGGTCGTGGTCCAAAACCTTCATCACTGAAAGATTTAGATTCTGGCC
It includes:
- the LOC103721974 gene encoding subtilisin-like protease SBT4.3 translates to MQVYIVYMGDRHSEDYSTESLHLNMLDRVIEDSSAQERLVYSYKRSFNGFAAKLKHEEQKILAGMDGVVSVFPSRTLKPHTTRSWDFLGFTKTEKRNLALERDIIVGMLDTGIWPESESFRDEGLGPPPKRWKGACVNLRCNNKIIGARYYGSGDSVAAHLELSPRDFEGHGTHTASTVAGDLKGNASLYGLAPGTARGGVPSARIAVYKICWADACQDHDILAAFDDAIADGVDMISVSLGAGYPVHYFEDAIAIGSFHAMKKGILTSASAGNDGPSQVTVSNVAPWMLVAAASTTDRHIVDKLVLGNNRTVSGFSINTFPTEKRFYPFVFAMEKNTFEYGCSAEILKNSAARGKILLCGYYDDGGAPLLAGAKGMVMLFDSESSYTFPLPAIGVLTKDAKMLVNYINKTRNPVANIRKSEAVFDPKAPVVASFSSRGPSLITPDILKPDLSAPGVDILAAWSPNASISSYENDTRSVKYNIISGTSMSCPHVTAVAAYVKSFHPKWSPAAIMSALITTASPMNPSYHPDAELAHGAGQVNPIKARSPGLVYDASARDYVQMLCNQGYNDTTIRAITGDNNSCPKDSKGSPRDLNYPSIAVYVKTKTGFHAEFPRIVTNVGYPRSTYTARINSGSKLNVTVNPRVLSFRKLYQKQKFVVTVSGPPLSLNSTASASIIWSDGKHHVRSPIVAYGQLP
- the LOC103721973 gene encoding subtilisin-like protease SBT4.3, coding for MQVYIVYMGQLPSEGYSTESHHLNLLDQVLEGSSARENLVYSYRRSFNGLAAKLTKQEKGKLAGMEDIVSVFPSKSLKPHTTRSWDFLRFPETVRRNPALESDVIVGMLDTGIWPESKSFSDEGFGPRPSKWKGACISLKCNNKIIGARYYNGLKESSDSEESARDFEGHGTHTASTVAGCSVQNTSLCGLAGGTARSAVPSARIAVYKICWTGCGEHDILAAFDDAIADGVDIISISVGKYSAEDYFTDAIAIGAFHAMRKGILVSASGGNAGPGRGTVSNVAPWMLVAAASSTDRHIIDKLVLGNRRTIVGASINTFPTEKRSYPFISADGACYNLTQDMVKGKIVFCGTTGDVSVPFLAGAEGAVMLGDLDYSYSFPLPALIVSDSELKSLTEYINKSRNPVANIHKSEAVFDSNAPVIASFSSRGPNIITPDILKPDISAPGIDILAGWSPKASMSDYENDTRSVMYNIISGTSMACPHVTGAAAYVKSFHPKWSPAAIMSALITTASPMNPSLHQDAELAYGAGQVNPRKAVHPGLVYDATAEDHIKMLCYQGYNTSMIRLITGDKSSCSKSEKGSARDLNYPSMAFFVELDKPFIGKFSRTVTNVGKADSKYTARISSDPKLKVTVEPNQLSFRKLHEKQKFVVTVSGRLHAINSLASASVIWSDRKHSVRSPIIVHTKDK